The Drosophila biarmipes strain raj3 chromosome 2L, RU_DBia_V1.1, whole genome shotgun sequence genome has a window encoding:
- the LOC108033141 gene encoding uncharacterized protein LOC108033141 isoform X13 — translation MEYLTGRLSILWLLGLSLLLFKTGSTEAQSKRASRVTSSRSFGTNVKPSSSNGINFDCPEEFGYYPHPSDCTQYYVCVFGGALLESCTGGLMYSHELQTCDWPRNVGCELVDTSSERGPARSQGQSQTHTQAQHVPSRVRFGAAFSSPGGTQKAPTVAPQYHRSPPQVIQAQVQHIPPPPPELRVPPNPVITSRGQPKPLIESQEDIAKLYADAQETLPPVEEEESDRQQRVYRGQPSTVSQVQRDRDGILHQASINAIPQTGKIGSYAFGTAYRVESSSPSSLGAPPPANVFVQPTPQAQSPQLEPNRNYYNASIFNNGGGYQPPQQQQQQQQQQQLQPTPFQQAQPQQHEQQPQASPHPYDSSYYSVYDDDIDLYRDIEYQQQQQQDHQQQQPSAPQYQPTVRQQQPHSTYRPLELSATPTPPQKSSYSNQQTLPYTSDYDEDINAQIEQENLYDQPTRSPQRAEQVAIQRLDTRPNSSTALSPKTPATQSDVLTYYDTVTTAYAPEHGPADYSYSSSAEYAYGSVEDYDQSERTLTRAKSTARTQTDDYDLIANVVGPSDKSTMAQPTRTQNTKSTSALSRNPSKSSITNTQILEVTKSTTTTTTTTTTSTTPFPSTTTTKLARNNNRNRGNAMYANQDRDVLSTPNRGTHPPRTRPTLKPSGTIVSKAQEFVDIYRYPPTRPDPIYPQPTPDKTAAKCRKDVCLLPDCYCGGKDIPGGLSASETPQIVLITFDDAVNTINIDLYEELFNNESRKNPNGCPWRGTFYLSHEWTDYGMVQDLYSQGHEIASHTVSHSFGEQFSQKKWTREIAGQREILAAYGGVKLSDVRGMRAPFLSVGGNKMYKMLYDSNFTYDSSMPVYENRPPSWPYTLDYKIFHDCMIPPCPTRSYPGVWQVPMVMWQDLNGGRCSMGDACSNPSDADGVTKMIMKNFERHYTTNRAPFGLFYHAAWFTQPHHKEGFIKFLDAINAMQDVWIITNWQALQWVRDPTPTSRINSFQPFQCDYSDRPKRCNNPKVCNLWHKSGVRYMKTCQPCPDIYPWTGKSGIRSSRIDNEVEEPAA, via the exons GATCCACAGAGGCACAGAGCAAACGAGCCTCACGCGTCACCAGCTCCCGTAGCTTTGGCACCAACGTTAAGCCCTCAAGCTCCAATGGCATTAACTTCGACTGCCCCGAGGAGTTCGGTTATTACCCGCACCCCTCGGACTGCACTCAATACTACGTGTGCGTCTTCGGAGGAGCGCTGCTTGAGAGCTGCACTGGCGGCCTCATGTACTCGCACGAGCTGCAGACCTGCGATTGGCCCAGGAACGTGGGCTGCGAGTTAGTGGACACATCCTCGGAGCGCGGCCCCGCACGTAGCCAGGGCCAGAGCCAAACGCACACCCAGGCGCAGCATGTACCCAGTAGAGTCCGTTTTGGAGCCGCTTTCAGCAGCCCTGGTGGCACGCAGAAGGCGCCCACTGTGGCCCCACAGTACCACCGCTCTCCGCCACAGGTCATCCAGGCCCAGGTGCAACACATACCTCCTCCGCCACCTGAGCTGCGAGTGCCACCCAACCCGGTGATCACGTCCCGGGGTCAACCAAAACCATTGATCGAGTCCCAGGAGGACATTGCGAAG TTGTATGCCGATGCGCAGGAGACATTGCCGCCTGTTGAAGAAGAGGAGTCCGATCGTCAGCAGAGAGTGTACCGTGGCCAACCCAGTACCGTCAGTCAAGTGCAGCGCGATCGCGATGGTATTCTTCACCAGGCCAGTATCAATGCCATTCCCCAAACTGGCAAAATCGGATCATACGCTTTTGGAACGGCCTACAG AGTTGAGTCATCCTCCCCGTCATCGCTAGGGGCGCCGCCACCCGCTAATGTATTTGTACAGCCCACGCCACAAGCTCAATCGCCACAGTTAGAACCCAATCGTAACTACTACAATGCATCCATATTTAATAATGGGGGCGGCTACCAAccaccgcagcagcaacagcagcagcaacaacaacaacaactacagccAACACCATTCCAACAAGCGCAACCGCAACAACATGAGCAGCAGCCACAAGCCTCACCACATCCCTATGATTCATCCTATTATTCTGTTTACGACGACGATATCGATTTGTATAGGGATATAGAgtaccaacagcagcagcaacaggaccatcagcagcagcagccatcTGCCCCCCAGTACCAACCAACAGTGCGCCAACAGCAGCCGCACTCAACCTACCGCCCCTTAGAGCTCTCTGCTACACCGACACCCCCTCAGAAGTCCTCTTATAGCAACCAGCAGACTTTGCCCTACACCTCGGACTACGATGAAGACATTAATGCGCAG ATCGAGCAGGAAAATTTGTACGATCAGCCCACACGTTCACCCCAGAG GGCGGAACAGGTGGCCATACAAAGGCTGGATACGCGGCCCAATTCTTCGACAGCCCTGTCCCCAAAGACGCCCGCCACCCAATCGGATGTTCTCACCTACTATGACACTGTGACCACCGCCTACGCTCCGGAACATGGGCCAGCCGACTACAGCTACTCCAGTTCCGCAGAGTATGCTTACGGGTCGGTAGAGGACTACGACCAGAGCGAGCGCACACTGACTCGAGCCAAGTCCACTGCCCGCACCCAAACGGATGACTATGATCTGATCGCCAATGTTGTGGGTCCGTCAGACAAGAGCACAATGGCGCAACCAACACGAACCCAGAACACAAAATCAACTTCGGCACTTAGCAGGAACCCTTCCAAGAGTTCCATCACCAACACACAAATTCTTGAGGTCACAAAGTCCACtacaacaacgacaacaacaacaactacatcCACGACACCATTTCCatcgacaacaacaacaaaactaGCAAG AAACAACAATAGAAACCGGGGAAATGCGATGTACGCCAATCAGGATCGGGACGTACTCTCTACGCCAAATCGTGGAACTCACCCACC ACGAACACGACCCACACTCAAGCCATCGGGCACGATCGTATCAAAGGCGCAAGAGTTTGTCGATATATACCGGTACCCACCGACTCGCCCCGACCCCATATACCCACAGCCCACGCCCGATAAAACGGCAGCCAAGTGCCGGAAGGACGTATGCCTGTTACCAGACTGTTATTGCGGCGGCAAGGATATTCCTG GCGGCTTGAGCGCCTCGGAGACCCCACAAATTGTACTTATTACTTTTGACGATGCCGTCAACACAATAAATATCGATCTTTACGAGGAACTCTTTAATAATGAGTCGCGAAAAAATCCCAATGGTTGTCCATGGCGCGGAACCTTTTACCTATCGCACGAGTGGACGGACTACGGAATGGTTCAAGATCTTTATTCACAAGGACATGAAATAGCATCGCATACCGTATC CCACAGCTTTGGCGAGCAGTTCTCGCAAAAAAAGTGGACCCGTGAAATTGCCGGACAGCGGGAGATACTTGCTGCTTACGGCGGTGTCAAGCTATCGGATGTACGAGGCATGCGCGCACCTTTCCTCTCGGTCGGCGGTaacaaaatgtacaaaatgCTATACGACTCAAACTTCACCTACGACTCCTCCATGCCTGTCTACGAGAACCGACCACCTTCCTGGCCCTACACCCTGGATTACAAGATATTCCACGACTGTATGATTCCGCCCTGCCCAACCCGCTCTTACCCTGGGGTATGGCAAGTTCCTATGGTCATGTGGCAGGATCTAAACGGAGGCCGCTGCTCGATGGGCGACGCATGTTCGAACCCGAGCGATGCGGATGGAGTAACCAAGATGATTATGAAGAACTTTGAACGTCATTATACCACGAACAG agCACCTTTCGGACTTTTCTATCACGCTGCGTGGTTTACCCAGCCACACCACAAGGAGGGATTCATTAAATTCCTCGACGCCATCAATGCCATGCAGGACGTGTGGATCATAACCAACTGGCAGGCGCTGCAATGGGTCAGAGACCCCACACCAACATCTCGCATTAATTCATTCCAGCCCTTCCAGTGCGACTATTCG GATCGGCCCAAACGCTGCAACAACCCGAAAGTATGTAACTTGTGGCACAAGTCCGGCGTCCGTTATATGAAAACATGTCAGCCATGCCCTGACATTTACCCCTGGACTGGAAAATCAGGAATACGATCTTCACGTATCGATAATGAAGTTGAAGAACCGGCGGCGTAA
- the LOC108033141 gene encoding uncharacterized protein LOC108033141 isoform X15: MEYLTGRLSILWLLGLSLLLFKTGSTEAQSKRASRVTSSRSFGTNVKPSSSNGINFDCPEEFGYYPHPSDCTQYYVCVFGGALLESCTGGLMYSHELQTCDWPRNVGCELVDTSSERGPARSQGQSQTHTQAQHVPSRVRFGAAFSSPGGTQKAPTVAPQYHRSPPQVIQAQVQHIPPPPPELRVPPNPVITSRGQPKPLIESQEDIAKLYADAQETLPPVEEEESDRQQRVYRGQPSTVSQVQRDRDGILHQASINAIPQTGKIGSYAFGTAYRVESSSPSSLGAPPPANVFVQPTPQAQSPQLEPNRNYYNASIFNNGGGYQPPQQQQQQQQQQQLQPTPFQQAQPQQHEQQPQASPHPYDSSYYSVYDDDIDLYRDIEYQQQQQQDHQQQQPSAPQYQPTVRQQQPHSTYRPLELSATPTPPQKSSYSNQQTLPYTSDYDEDINAQIEQENLYDQPTRSPQRNNNRNRGNAMYANQDRDVLSTPNRGTHPPRTRPTLKPSGTIVSKAQEFVDIYRYPPTRPDPIYPQPTPDKTAAKCRKDVCLLPDCYCGGKDIPGDLPVESIPQIVLLTFDDSVNDLNKQLYTDLFEKGRVNPNGCPITATFYVSHEWTDYSQVQNLYADGHEMASHTVSHSFGEQFSQKKWTREIAGQREILAAYGGVKLSDVRGMRAPFLSVGGNKMYKMLYDSNFTYDSSMPVYENRPPSWPYTLDYKIFHDCMIPPCPTRSYPGVWQVPMVMWQDLNGGRCSMGDACSNPSDADGVTKMIMKNFERHYTTNRAPFGLFYHAAWFTQPHHKEGFIKFLDAINAMQDVWIITNWQALQWVRDPTPTSRINSFQPFQCDYSDRPKRCNNPKVCNLWHKSGVRYMKTCQPCPDIYPWTGKSGIRSSRIDNEVEEPAA, encoded by the exons GATCCACAGAGGCACAGAGCAAACGAGCCTCACGCGTCACCAGCTCCCGTAGCTTTGGCACCAACGTTAAGCCCTCAAGCTCCAATGGCATTAACTTCGACTGCCCCGAGGAGTTCGGTTATTACCCGCACCCCTCGGACTGCACTCAATACTACGTGTGCGTCTTCGGAGGAGCGCTGCTTGAGAGCTGCACTGGCGGCCTCATGTACTCGCACGAGCTGCAGACCTGCGATTGGCCCAGGAACGTGGGCTGCGAGTTAGTGGACACATCCTCGGAGCGCGGCCCCGCACGTAGCCAGGGCCAGAGCCAAACGCACACCCAGGCGCAGCATGTACCCAGTAGAGTCCGTTTTGGAGCCGCTTTCAGCAGCCCTGGTGGCACGCAGAAGGCGCCCACTGTGGCCCCACAGTACCACCGCTCTCCGCCACAGGTCATCCAGGCCCAGGTGCAACACATACCTCCTCCGCCACCTGAGCTGCGAGTGCCACCCAACCCGGTGATCACGTCCCGGGGTCAACCAAAACCATTGATCGAGTCCCAGGAGGACATTGCGAAG TTGTATGCCGATGCGCAGGAGACATTGCCGCCTGTTGAAGAAGAGGAGTCCGATCGTCAGCAGAGAGTGTACCGTGGCCAACCCAGTACCGTCAGTCAAGTGCAGCGCGATCGCGATGGTATTCTTCACCAGGCCAGTATCAATGCCATTCCCCAAACTGGCAAAATCGGATCATACGCTTTTGGAACGGCCTACAG AGTTGAGTCATCCTCCCCGTCATCGCTAGGGGCGCCGCCACCCGCTAATGTATTTGTACAGCCCACGCCACAAGCTCAATCGCCACAGTTAGAACCCAATCGTAACTACTACAATGCATCCATATTTAATAATGGGGGCGGCTACCAAccaccgcagcagcaacagcagcagcaacaacaacaacaactacagccAACACCATTCCAACAAGCGCAACCGCAACAACATGAGCAGCAGCCACAAGCCTCACCACATCCCTATGATTCATCCTATTATTCTGTTTACGACGACGATATCGATTTGTATAGGGATATAGAgtaccaacagcagcagcaacaggaccatcagcagcagcagccatcTGCCCCCCAGTACCAACCAACAGTGCGCCAACAGCAGCCGCACTCAACCTACCGCCCCTTAGAGCTCTCTGCTACACCGACACCCCCTCAGAAGTCCTCTTATAGCAACCAGCAGACTTTGCCCTACACCTCGGACTACGATGAAGACATTAATGCGCAG ATCGAGCAGGAAAATTTGTACGATCAGCCCACACGTTCACCCCAGAG AAACAACAATAGAAACCGGGGAAATGCGATGTACGCCAATCAGGATCGGGACGTACTCTCTACGCCAAATCGTGGAACTCACCCACC ACGAACACGACCCACACTCAAGCCATCGGGCACGATCGTATCAAAGGCGCAAGAGTTTGTCGATATATACCGGTACCCACCGACTCGCCCCGACCCCATATACCCACAGCCCACGCCCGATAAAACGGCAGCCAAGTGCCGGAAGGACGTATGCCTGTTACCAGACTGTTATTGCGGCGGCAAGGATATTCCTG GCGATCTACCCGTTGAAAGCATACCTCAGATCGTTCTATTGACTTTTGATGATTCGGTGAATGACCTAAACAAGCAGTTGTACACGGACCTCTTCGAGAAAGGTCGCGTCAATCCCAACGGCTGCCCAATAACAGCCACTTTTTACGTCTCCCACGAATGGACTGATTACAGTCAGGTTCAGAATCTTTACGCCGATGGACATGAAATGGCCTCGCATACAGTTTC CCACAGCTTTGGCGAGCAGTTCTCGCAAAAAAAGTGGACCCGTGAAATTGCCGGACAGCGGGAGATACTTGCTGCTTACGGCGGTGTCAAGCTATCGGATGTACGAGGCATGCGCGCACCTTTCCTCTCGGTCGGCGGTaacaaaatgtacaaaatgCTATACGACTCAAACTTCACCTACGACTCCTCCATGCCTGTCTACGAGAACCGACCACCTTCCTGGCCCTACACCCTGGATTACAAGATATTCCACGACTGTATGATTCCGCCCTGCCCAACCCGCTCTTACCCTGGGGTATGGCAAGTTCCTATGGTCATGTGGCAGGATCTAAACGGAGGCCGCTGCTCGATGGGCGACGCATGTTCGAACCCGAGCGATGCGGATGGAGTAACCAAGATGATTATGAAGAACTTTGAACGTCATTATACCACGAACAG agCACCTTTCGGACTTTTCTATCACGCTGCGTGGTTTACCCAGCCACACCACAAGGAGGGATTCATTAAATTCCTCGACGCCATCAATGCCATGCAGGACGTGTGGATCATAACCAACTGGCAGGCGCTGCAATGGGTCAGAGACCCCACACCAACATCTCGCATTAATTCATTCCAGCCCTTCCAGTGCGACTATTCG GATCGGCCCAAACGCTGCAACAACCCGAAAGTATGTAACTTGTGGCACAAGTCCGGCGTCCGTTATATGAAAACATGTCAGCCATGCCCTGACATTTACCCCTGGACTGGAAAATCAGGAATACGATCTTCACGTATCGATAATGAAGTTGAAGAACCGGCGGCGTAA
- the LOC108033141 gene encoding uncharacterized protein LOC108033141 isoform X14 yields MEYLTGRLSILWLLGLSLLLFKTGSTEAQSKRASRVTSSRSFGTNVKPSSSNGINFDCPEEFGYYPHPSDCTQYYVCVFGGALLESCTGGLMYSHELQTCDWPRNVGCELVDTSSERGPARSQGQSQTHTQAQHVPSRVRFGAAFSSPGGTQKAPTVAPQYHRSPPQVIQAQVQHIPPPPPELRVPPNPVITSRGQPKPLIESQEDIAKLYADAQETLPPVEEEESDRQQRVYRGQPSTVSQVQRDRDGILHQASINAIPQTGKIGSYAFGTAYRVESSSPSSLGAPPPANVFVQPTPQAQSPQLEPNRNYYNASIFNNGGGYQPPQQQQQQQQQQQLQPTPFQQAQPQQHEQQPQASPHPYDSSYYSVYDDDIDLYRDIEYQQQQQQDHQQQQPSAPQYQPTVRQQQPHSTYRPLELSATPTPPQKSSYSNQQTLPYTSDYDEDINAQIEQENLYDQPTRSPQRAEQVAIQRLDTRPNSSTALSPKTPATQSDVLTYYDTVTTAYAPEHGPADYSYSSSAEYAYGSVEDYDQSERTLTRAKSTARTQTDDYDLIANVVGPSDKSTMAQPTRTQNTKSTSALSRNPSKSSITNTQILEVTKSTTTTTTTTTTSTTPFPSTTTTKLARNNNRNRGNAMYANQDRDVLSTPNRGTHPPRTRPTLKPSGTIVSKAQEFVDIYRYPPTRPDPIYPQPTPDKTAAKCRKDVCLLPDCYCGGKDIPGDLPVESIPQIVLLTFDDSVNDLNKQLYTDLFEKGRVNPNGCPITATFYVSHEWTDYSQVQNLYADGHEMASHTVSHSFGEQFSQKKWTREIAGQREILAAYGGVKLSDVRGMRAPFLSVGGNKMYKMLYDSNFTYDSSMPVYENRPPSWPYTLDYKIFHDCMIPPCPTRSYPGVWQVPMVMWQDLNGGRCSMGDACSNPSDADGVTKMIMKNFERHYTTNRAPFGLFYHAAWFTQPHHKEGFIKFLDAINAMQDVWIITNWQALQWVRDPTPTSRINSFQPFQCDYSDRPKRCNNPKVCNLWHKSGVRYMKTCQPCPDIYPWTGKSGIRSSRIDNEVEEPAA; encoded by the exons GATCCACAGAGGCACAGAGCAAACGAGCCTCACGCGTCACCAGCTCCCGTAGCTTTGGCACCAACGTTAAGCCCTCAAGCTCCAATGGCATTAACTTCGACTGCCCCGAGGAGTTCGGTTATTACCCGCACCCCTCGGACTGCACTCAATACTACGTGTGCGTCTTCGGAGGAGCGCTGCTTGAGAGCTGCACTGGCGGCCTCATGTACTCGCACGAGCTGCAGACCTGCGATTGGCCCAGGAACGTGGGCTGCGAGTTAGTGGACACATCCTCGGAGCGCGGCCCCGCACGTAGCCAGGGCCAGAGCCAAACGCACACCCAGGCGCAGCATGTACCCAGTAGAGTCCGTTTTGGAGCCGCTTTCAGCAGCCCTGGTGGCACGCAGAAGGCGCCCACTGTGGCCCCACAGTACCACCGCTCTCCGCCACAGGTCATCCAGGCCCAGGTGCAACACATACCTCCTCCGCCACCTGAGCTGCGAGTGCCACCCAACCCGGTGATCACGTCCCGGGGTCAACCAAAACCATTGATCGAGTCCCAGGAGGACATTGCGAAG TTGTATGCCGATGCGCAGGAGACATTGCCGCCTGTTGAAGAAGAGGAGTCCGATCGTCAGCAGAGAGTGTACCGTGGCCAACCCAGTACCGTCAGTCAAGTGCAGCGCGATCGCGATGGTATTCTTCACCAGGCCAGTATCAATGCCATTCCCCAAACTGGCAAAATCGGATCATACGCTTTTGGAACGGCCTACAG AGTTGAGTCATCCTCCCCGTCATCGCTAGGGGCGCCGCCACCCGCTAATGTATTTGTACAGCCCACGCCACAAGCTCAATCGCCACAGTTAGAACCCAATCGTAACTACTACAATGCATCCATATTTAATAATGGGGGCGGCTACCAAccaccgcagcagcaacagcagcagcaacaacaacaacaactacagccAACACCATTCCAACAAGCGCAACCGCAACAACATGAGCAGCAGCCACAAGCCTCACCACATCCCTATGATTCATCCTATTATTCTGTTTACGACGACGATATCGATTTGTATAGGGATATAGAgtaccaacagcagcagcaacaggaccatcagcagcagcagccatcTGCCCCCCAGTACCAACCAACAGTGCGCCAACAGCAGCCGCACTCAACCTACCGCCCCTTAGAGCTCTCTGCTACACCGACACCCCCTCAGAAGTCCTCTTATAGCAACCAGCAGACTTTGCCCTACACCTCGGACTACGATGAAGACATTAATGCGCAG ATCGAGCAGGAAAATTTGTACGATCAGCCCACACGTTCACCCCAGAG GGCGGAACAGGTGGCCATACAAAGGCTGGATACGCGGCCCAATTCTTCGACAGCCCTGTCCCCAAAGACGCCCGCCACCCAATCGGATGTTCTCACCTACTATGACACTGTGACCACCGCCTACGCTCCGGAACATGGGCCAGCCGACTACAGCTACTCCAGTTCCGCAGAGTATGCTTACGGGTCGGTAGAGGACTACGACCAGAGCGAGCGCACACTGACTCGAGCCAAGTCCACTGCCCGCACCCAAACGGATGACTATGATCTGATCGCCAATGTTGTGGGTCCGTCAGACAAGAGCACAATGGCGCAACCAACACGAACCCAGAACACAAAATCAACTTCGGCACTTAGCAGGAACCCTTCCAAGAGTTCCATCACCAACACACAAATTCTTGAGGTCACAAAGTCCACtacaacaacgacaacaacaacaactacatcCACGACACCATTTCCatcgacaacaacaacaaaactaGCAAG AAACAACAATAGAAACCGGGGAAATGCGATGTACGCCAATCAGGATCGGGACGTACTCTCTACGCCAAATCGTGGAACTCACCCACC ACGAACACGACCCACACTCAAGCCATCGGGCACGATCGTATCAAAGGCGCAAGAGTTTGTCGATATATACCGGTACCCACCGACTCGCCCCGACCCCATATACCCACAGCCCACGCCCGATAAAACGGCAGCCAAGTGCCGGAAGGACGTATGCCTGTTACCAGACTGTTATTGCGGCGGCAAGGATATTCCTG GCGATCTACCCGTTGAAAGCATACCTCAGATCGTTCTATTGACTTTTGATGATTCGGTGAATGACCTAAACAAGCAGTTGTACACGGACCTCTTCGAGAAAGGTCGCGTCAATCCCAACGGCTGCCCAATAACAGCCACTTTTTACGTCTCCCACGAATGGACTGATTACAGTCAGGTTCAGAATCTTTACGCCGATGGACATGAAATGGCCTCGCATACAGTTTC CCACAGCTTTGGCGAGCAGTTCTCGCAAAAAAAGTGGACCCGTGAAATTGCCGGACAGCGGGAGATACTTGCTGCTTACGGCGGTGTCAAGCTATCGGATGTACGAGGCATGCGCGCACCTTTCCTCTCGGTCGGCGGTaacaaaatgtacaaaatgCTATACGACTCAAACTTCACCTACGACTCCTCCATGCCTGTCTACGAGAACCGACCACCTTCCTGGCCCTACACCCTGGATTACAAGATATTCCACGACTGTATGATTCCGCCCTGCCCAACCCGCTCTTACCCTGGGGTATGGCAAGTTCCTATGGTCATGTGGCAGGATCTAAACGGAGGCCGCTGCTCGATGGGCGACGCATGTTCGAACCCGAGCGATGCGGATGGAGTAACCAAGATGATTATGAAGAACTTTGAACGTCATTATACCACGAACAG agCACCTTTCGGACTTTTCTATCACGCTGCGTGGTTTACCCAGCCACACCACAAGGAGGGATTCATTAAATTCCTCGACGCCATCAATGCCATGCAGGACGTGTGGATCATAACCAACTGGCAGGCGCTGCAATGGGTCAGAGACCCCACACCAACATCTCGCATTAATTCATTCCAGCCCTTCCAGTGCGACTATTCG GATCGGCCCAAACGCTGCAACAACCCGAAAGTATGTAACTTGTGGCACAAGTCCGGCGTCCGTTATATGAAAACATGTCAGCCATGCCCTGACATTTACCCCTGGACTGGAAAATCAGGAATACGATCTTCACGTATCGATAATGAAGTTGAAGAACCGGCGGCGTAA